Proteins co-encoded in one Phalacrocorax carbo chromosome 5, bPhaCar2.1, whole genome shotgun sequence genomic window:
- the LOC135313566 gene encoding pepsin A-like yields the protein MKLLLLLGLVSLAQCFALRVPLRRAKSLRQSLKEHGLLEQYLKLHPYDPAAKYFPSLFSSEPLQNYMDMEYFGAISIGSPAQKFTVIFDTGSSNLWVPSVYCSSPACKNHKRFNPELSSTFVGTNDSLYIAYGTGSMTGVLGYDTVTVTNIEVVNQIFGLAETEPGTVFYYAPFDGILGLAFPSIASSGATPVFDNMMTEHLVARDLFSVYLSKNEQRGSFVLFGGIDPSYVTNGISWIPLSAETYWQITMDSVSVSGEPVACSGGCQAIVDTGTSLLAVPSHALNTLLGAIGVGSNGEISCNAISSLPNIVFNINGQAFPLSPSAYVIQNSGYCMLGLQGMNAPTESGELWILGDVFIREYYVIFDRANNQVGLSQLQ from the exons ATgaagctgctcctgctcctcggcTTGGTGAGCCTGGCCCAATGCTTCGCCCTCAG GGTCCCTCTGAGGAGAGCGAAGTCCCTGCGGCAGTCCCTGAAGGAGCACGGCTTGCTGGAGCAGTACCTGAAACTGCACCCCTACGACCCGGCCGCCAAGTacttcccctccctcttctcctccgAGCCCCTGCAGAACTACATGGAT ATGGAGTACTTCGGCGCCATCTCCATCGGTAGCCCAGCCCAGAAGTTCACCGTTATCTTTGACACGGGCTCCTCCAACCTGTGGGTGCCCTCGGTGTACTGCTCCAGCCCGGCCTGCA AAAACCACAAGCGCTTCAACCCAGAGCTGTCCTCCACCTTCGTCGGCACCAACGACAGCCTCTACATCGCCTACGGCACTGGCAGCATGACCGGCGTCCTGGGCTACGACACCGTCACC GTCACGAACATCGAGGTGGTCAACCAGATCTTTGGGCTGGCTGAGACCGAGCCTGGCACCGTCTTCTACTACGCCCCCTTCGATGGCATCCTGGGGCTGGCTTTCCCCAGCATCGCCTCCTCCGGAGCCACCCCTGTCTTTGACAACATGATGACAGAACACCTCGTGGCCAGGGACCTCTTCTCTGTCTACCTGAGCAA GAACGAGCAGAGAGGCAGCTTTGTCCTCTTTGGTGGCATCGACCCCTCCTACGTCACCAACGGCATCAGCTGGATCCCCCTCTCTGCTGAAACCTACTGGCAGATCACCATGGACAG TGTCTCCGTCTCTGGGGAGCCCGTTGCCTGCTCCGGCGGCTGCCAGGCCATCGTGGACACAGGCACCTCGCTGCTGGCCGTGCCCAGCCACGCTCTCAACACCCTCCTGGGCGCCATCGGCGTCGGCTCCAACGGCGAG ATCAGCTGCAACGCCATCAGCAGCCTGCCCAACATCGTCTTCAACATCAACGGCCAAGCCTTCCCCCTGTCGCCCAGCGCCTACGTGATACAG AACAGCGGATACTGCATGCTGGGCCTCCAAGGCATGAACGCCCCCACGGAGTCGGGCGAGCTCTGGATCCTGGGGGACGTCTTCATCCGCGAGTACTACGTGATCTTCGACAGGGCCAACAACCAGGTGGGGCTGTCACAGCTGCAGTGA
- the LOC104043094 gene encoding pepsin A-like — translation MKLLLLLGLVSLAQCFALRVPLRRAKSLRQSLKEHGLLEQYLKLHPYDPAAKYFPSLFSSEPLQNYMDMEYFGAISIGSPAQKFTVIFDTGSSNLWVPSVYCSSPACKNHKRFNPELSSTFVGTNDSLYIAYGTGSMTGVLGYDTVTVTNIEVVNQIFGLAETEPGTVFYYAPFDGILGLAFPSIASSGATPVFDNMMTEHLVARDLFSVYLSKNEQRGSFVLFGGIDPSYVTNGISWIPLSAETYWQITMDSVSVSGEPVACSGGCQAIVDTGTSLLAVPSHALNTLLGAIGVGSNGEISCNAISSLPDIVFNINGQAFPLSPSAYVIQNSGYCMLGLQGMNVPTESGELWILGDVFIREYYVIFDRANNQVGLSQLQ, via the exons ATgaagctgctcctgctcctcggcTTGGTGAGCCTGGCCCAATGCTTCGCCCTCAG GGTCCCTCTGAGGAGAGCGAAGTCCCTGCGGCAGTCCCTGAAGGAGCACGGCTTGCTGGAGCAGTACCTGAAACTGCACCCCTACGACCCGGCCGCCAAGTacttcccctccctcttctcctccgAGCCCCTGCAGAACTACATGGAT ATGGAGTACTTCGGCGCCATCTCCATCGGTAGCCCAGCCCAGAAGTTCACCGTTATCTTTGACACGGGCTCCTCCAACCTGTGGGTGCCCTCGGTGTACTGCTCCAGCCCGGCCTGCA AAAACCACAAGCGCTTCAACCCAGAGCTGTCCTCCACCTTCGTCGGCACCAACGACAGCCTCTACATCGCCTACGGCACTGGCAGCATGACCGGCGTCCTGGGCTACGACACCGTCACC GTCACGAACATCGAGGTGGTCAACCAGATCTTTGGGCTGGCTGAGACCGAGCCTGGCACCGTCTTCTACTACGCCCCCTTCGATGGCATCCTGGGGCTGGCTTTCCCCAGCATCGCCTCCTCCGGAGCCACCCCTGTCTTTGACAACATGATGACAGAACACCTCGTGGCCAGGGACCTCTTCTCTGTCTACCTGAGCAA GAACGAGCAGAGAGGCAGCTTTGTCCTCTTTGGTGGCATCGACCCCTCCTACGTCACCAACGGCATCAGCTGGATCCCCCTCTCTGCTGAAACCTACTGGCAGATCACCATGGACAG TGTCTCCGTCTCTGGGGAGCCCGTTGCCTGCTCCGGCGGCTGCCAGGCCATCGTGGACACAGGCACCTCGCTGCTGGCCGTGCCCAGCCACGCTCTCAACACCCTCCTGGGCGCCATCGGCGTCGGCTCCAACGGCGAG ATCAGCTGCAACGCCATCAGCAGCCTGCCCGACATCGTCTTCAACATCAACGGCCAAGCCTTCCCCCTGTCGCCCAGCGCCTACGTGATACAG AACAGCGGATACTGCATGCTGGGCCTCCAAGGCATGAACGTCCCCACGGAGTCGGGCGAGCTCTGGATCCTGGGGGACGTCTTCATCCGCGAGTACTACGTGATCTTCGACAGGGCCAACAACCAGGTGGGGCTGTCACAGCTGCAGTGA
- the VWCE gene encoding von Willebrand factor C and EGF domain-containing protein isoform X1 — translation MLVELFFQAACVSLFFPGGQGRVYPGRKKPASFAVERRRVGPHVCFSGFGSGCCPGWMLSPGSGQCTLPLCSFGCGSGLCIAPNLCSCPDGEQGITCPEPPGTCGEYGCDLSCNHGGCQEVARVCPLGFSMVETANGVRCTDIDECLSAACEGLCVNTEGGFVCECGPGMQLSADRHSCQDTDECLATPCQHRCKNSIGSYRCSCRPGYHLHGNRHSCVDVNECRRPGERRACQHACHNTPGSYLCSCRPGYRLSGDRVSCEGYPKSILAPSPILQSLQHPPTLVFLPPGSGGSLLVPRGSPSPHLPAAAPGTQLPSSSPASVSLATEPSPHAMAAPGTSTPSAPRCWYRGAPREPGARWTEPGCRSCTCQGGRVLCEAVSCPVACSHPLPAPAGGCCPSCAGCLHEGVARAEGDVFSPSDWNCTVCVCLAGNISCISPECPPGSCPSASPADCCPCQPAKCSFRGRTYAHGARFSLDGDDCTICVCRGGEVECSFAPCPVLDCPQHQRHLGPGQCCFTCRDPPAPAGCFVDDNGVEFPIGQIWSPGDPCELCICQADGSVSCKRTDCVETCPYPIHIPGQCCPDCSAGCTYMGRIFYNNDTFPSVLDPCLSCICLLGSVACSPVDCAIFCTYPFHPEGECCPVCKDCNYQGRKVANGQTFTPEGQPCTRCTCQLGEVSCEKRLCPHSCAEPATLPAACCPPCQATDVRLPLQSSDPSPSLSPTHEDSPTGTQHPSPTTSTHPPRHRLAQLLLPNTAPLRPSPGNAGAQEPPPTTLSPPGQPLTAALLPDSPSEATAPPPPTDSPSSSPEAQGRTGDADPSAVPPASGETPAGTWLPRAQVPRVPGAA, via the exons ATGTTGGTCGAGCTGTTCTTCCAGGCTGCCTGTGTGTCCCTGTTCTTCCCAGGCGGCCAAGGCAGGGTGTACCCCGGGAGGAAGAAGCCGGCCAGCTTTGCCGTGGAGAG GCGCCGCGTGGGGCCCCACGTCTGCTTCTCGGGCTTCGGCAGCGGATGTTGCCCCGGGTGGATGCTGTCTCCGGGCAGCGGGCAGTGCACCCTGC CGCTCTGCTCCTTCGGCTGCGGCAGCGGCTTGTGCATCGCCCCCAACCTCTGCTCGTGCCCGGATGGAGAGCAGGGCATCACCTGCCCAG AGCCGCCAGGGACGTGCGGGGAGTACGGTTGTGACCTCTCCTGTAACCACGGCGGGTGCCAGGAGGTGGCCCGCGTCTGCCCCCTCGGCTTCTCCATGGTGGAGACGGCCAACGGTGTCCGCTGCACCG ACATCGACGAGTGCCTGAGCGCTGCCTGCGAGGGTCTCTGCGTCAACACCGAGGGTGGCTTCGTCTGCGAGTGCGGCCCTGGCATGCAGCTCTCCGCCGACCGCCACAGCTGCCAGG ATACAGACGAGTGCCTGGCCACACCATGCCAGCACCGCTGCAAGAACAGCATCGGCAGCTACCGCTGCTCCTGCCGGCCCGGCTACCACCTCCACGGGAACCGGCATTCCTGCGTGG ATGTCAACGAATGCCGGCGGCCGGGAGAGCGCCGAGCCTGCCAGCATGCCTGCCACAACACGCCAGGCAGCTACCTCTGCTCCTGCCGCCCCGGGTACCGGCTCAGCGGCGACAGGGTCTCCTGTGAAG GCTACCCCAAATCCATCCTGGCCCCATCGCCCATCCTGCAGTCCCTGCAGCATCCGCCCACCCTCGTCTTCCTCCCTCCTGGCTCCGGGGGATCCCTCCTGGTCCCCAGGGGCTCCCCATCAccccacctccctgctgcagctcctggtaCCCaactcccttcctcctctcccgcTTCGGTGTCCCTGGCCACAGAGCCATCCCCGCATGCCATGGCAGCCCCCGGTACCTCCACCCCATCGGCCCCTCGCTGTTGGTACCGGGGGGCCCCTCGGGAGCCCGGCGCTCGCTGGACAgagccggggtgccggagctgcaCCTGCCAG GGGGGACGAGTGCTCTGCGAGGCTGTGAGCTGCCCCGTGGCCTGCTCCCACCCTctgcccgccccggccgggggctgctgccccagctgcgCAG GCTGCCTGCACGAGGGGGTGGCCCGCGCTGAGGGCGATGTCTTCTCCCCATCCGACTGGAACTGCACCGTCTGTGTCTGCCTG GCCGGTAACATCTCATGCATCTCCCCTGAGTGTCCCCCAGGCTCCTGCCCAAGCGCCTCGCCAGCTGactgctgcccctgccagccAG CAAAGTGCAGTTTTCGGGGCCGCACGTACGCGCACGGCGCCCGGTTCAGCCTGGATGGAGACGACTGCACCATCTGTGTCTGCCGG ggtggcgAGGTGGAGTGCTCCTTCGCCCCCTGCCCCGTCCTGGACTGCCCGCAGCACCAGCGGCACCTGGGCCCTGGGCAGTGCTGCTTCACCtgccgggaccccccggcccccgccg GTTGCTTCGTGGATGACAACGGGGTGGAGTTTCCCATCGGACAGATCTGGTCTCCGGGCGATCCCTGTGAGTTATGCATCTGCCAG GCAGACGGCTCGGTGAGCTGCAAGCGGACGGACTGCGTGGAGACCTGTCCCTACCCCATCCACATCCCTGGGCAGTGCTGCCCCGACTGCTCGGCAG GCTGCACCTACATGGGAAGGATTTTCTACAACAATGATACCTTCCCCTCCGTCCTGGACCCCTGTCTCAGCTGCATCTGCCTG CTGGGTTCGGTGGCCTGTTCGCCCGTGGACTGTGCCATCTTCTGCACCTACCCCTTCCACCCCGAGGGCGAGTGCTGCCCCGTCTGTAAAG ATTGCAACTACCAGGGTAGGAAGGTGGCGAACGGCCAGACCTTCACCCCAGAGGGACAGCCCTGCACCCGCTGTACCTGCCAG CTCGGGGAGGTGAGCTGCGAGAAGAGGCTGTGTCCCCACTCGTGCGCAGAGCCTGCCACGCTGCCCgctgcctgctgccctccctgccaaG CCACAGATGTCCGGCTCCCGCTGCAGAGCAGCGACCCatccccgtccctgtccccaacCCACGAGGACTCGCCCActggcacccagcaccccagccccaccacaTCAACCCACCCCCCCCGTCACCGCCTGGCTCAGCTCCTGCTCCCCAACACAGCCCCCCTTAGACCCTCTCCGGGGAATGCAGGGGCTCAGGAGCCCCCTCCGACCACGTTGAGCCCTCCTGGGCAGCCATTAACGGCTGCACTGCTCCCCGACAGCCCCTCCGAGGCCAcagcccccccacctcccacagACAGCCCCAGCTCAAGCCCCGAGGCTCAGGGACGCACCGGGGATGCGGACCCCTCTGCTGTGCCACCGGCCAGCGGGGAGACCCCGGCGGGCACGTGGCTCCCTAGAGCCCAGGTGCCACGTGTGCCTGGCGCAGCATGA
- the VWCE gene encoding von Willebrand factor C and EGF domain-containing protein isoform X2: MLVELFFQAACVSLFFPGGQGRVYPGRKKPASFAVERRRVGPHVCFSGFGSGCCPGWMLSPGSGQCTLPLCSFGCGSGLCIAPNLCSCPDGEQGITCPEPPGTCGEYGCDLSCNHGGCQEVARVCPLGFSMVETANGVRCTDIDECLSAACEGLCVNTEGGFVCECGPGMQLSADRHSCQDTDECLATPCQHRCKNSIGSYRCSCRPGYHLHGNRHSCVDVNECRRPGERRACQHACHNTPGSYLCSCRPGYRLSGDRVSCEGYPKSILAPSPILQSLQHPPTLVFLPPGSGGSLLVPRGSPSPHLPAAAPGTQLPSSSPASVSLATEPSPHAMAAPGTSTPSAPRCWYRGAPREPGARWTEPGCRSCTCQGGRVLCEAVSCPVACSHPLPAPAGGCCPSCAGCLHEGVARAEGDVFSPSDWNCTVCVCLAGNISCISPECPPGSCPSASPADCCPCQPAKCSFRGRTYAHGARFSLDGDDCTICVCRGGEVECSFAPCPVLDCPQHQRHLGPGQCCFTCRDPPAPAGCFVDDNGVEFPIGQIWSPGDPYGSVSCKRTDCVETCPYPIHIPGQCCPDCSAGCTYMGRIFYNNDTFPSVLDPCLSCICLLGSVACSPVDCAIFCTYPFHPEGECCPVCKDCNYQGRKVANGQTFTPEGQPCTRCTCQLGEVSCEKRLCPHSCAEPATLPAACCPPCQATDVRLPLQSSDPSPSLSPTHEDSPTGTQHPSPTTSTHPPRHRLAQLLLPNTAPLRPSPGNAGAQEPPPTTLSPPGQPLTAALLPDSPSEATAPPPPTDSPSSSPEAQGRTGDADPSAVPPASGETPAGTWLPRAQVPRVPGAA, translated from the exons ATGTTGGTCGAGCTGTTCTTCCAGGCTGCCTGTGTGTCCCTGTTCTTCCCAGGCGGCCAAGGCAGGGTGTACCCCGGGAGGAAGAAGCCGGCCAGCTTTGCCGTGGAGAG GCGCCGCGTGGGGCCCCACGTCTGCTTCTCGGGCTTCGGCAGCGGATGTTGCCCCGGGTGGATGCTGTCTCCGGGCAGCGGGCAGTGCACCCTGC CGCTCTGCTCCTTCGGCTGCGGCAGCGGCTTGTGCATCGCCCCCAACCTCTGCTCGTGCCCGGATGGAGAGCAGGGCATCACCTGCCCAG AGCCGCCAGGGACGTGCGGGGAGTACGGTTGTGACCTCTCCTGTAACCACGGCGGGTGCCAGGAGGTGGCCCGCGTCTGCCCCCTCGGCTTCTCCATGGTGGAGACGGCCAACGGTGTCCGCTGCACCG ACATCGACGAGTGCCTGAGCGCTGCCTGCGAGGGTCTCTGCGTCAACACCGAGGGTGGCTTCGTCTGCGAGTGCGGCCCTGGCATGCAGCTCTCCGCCGACCGCCACAGCTGCCAGG ATACAGACGAGTGCCTGGCCACACCATGCCAGCACCGCTGCAAGAACAGCATCGGCAGCTACCGCTGCTCCTGCCGGCCCGGCTACCACCTCCACGGGAACCGGCATTCCTGCGTGG ATGTCAACGAATGCCGGCGGCCGGGAGAGCGCCGAGCCTGCCAGCATGCCTGCCACAACACGCCAGGCAGCTACCTCTGCTCCTGCCGCCCCGGGTACCGGCTCAGCGGCGACAGGGTCTCCTGTGAAG GCTACCCCAAATCCATCCTGGCCCCATCGCCCATCCTGCAGTCCCTGCAGCATCCGCCCACCCTCGTCTTCCTCCCTCCTGGCTCCGGGGGATCCCTCCTGGTCCCCAGGGGCTCCCCATCAccccacctccctgctgcagctcctggtaCCCaactcccttcctcctctcccgcTTCGGTGTCCCTGGCCACAGAGCCATCCCCGCATGCCATGGCAGCCCCCGGTACCTCCACCCCATCGGCCCCTCGCTGTTGGTACCGGGGGGCCCCTCGGGAGCCCGGCGCTCGCTGGACAgagccggggtgccggagctgcaCCTGCCAG GGGGGACGAGTGCTCTGCGAGGCTGTGAGCTGCCCCGTGGCCTGCTCCCACCCTctgcccgccccggccgggggctgctgccccagctgcgCAG GCTGCCTGCACGAGGGGGTGGCCCGCGCTGAGGGCGATGTCTTCTCCCCATCCGACTGGAACTGCACCGTCTGTGTCTGCCTG GCCGGTAACATCTCATGCATCTCCCCTGAGTGTCCCCCAGGCTCCTGCCCAAGCGCCTCGCCAGCTGactgctgcccctgccagccAG CAAAGTGCAGTTTTCGGGGCCGCACGTACGCGCACGGCGCCCGGTTCAGCCTGGATGGAGACGACTGCACCATCTGTGTCTGCCGG ggtggcgAGGTGGAGTGCTCCTTCGCCCCCTGCCCCGTCCTGGACTGCCCGCAGCACCAGCGGCACCTGGGCCCTGGGCAGTGCTGCTTCACCtgccgggaccccccggcccccgccg GTTGCTTCGTGGATGACAACGGGGTGGAGTTTCCCATCGGACAGATCTGGTCTCCGGGCGATCCCT ACGGCTCGGTGAGCTGCAAGCGGACGGACTGCGTGGAGACCTGTCCCTACCCCATCCACATCCCTGGGCAGTGCTGCCCCGACTGCTCGGCAG GCTGCACCTACATGGGAAGGATTTTCTACAACAATGATACCTTCCCCTCCGTCCTGGACCCCTGTCTCAGCTGCATCTGCCTG CTGGGTTCGGTGGCCTGTTCGCCCGTGGACTGTGCCATCTTCTGCACCTACCCCTTCCACCCCGAGGGCGAGTGCTGCCCCGTCTGTAAAG ATTGCAACTACCAGGGTAGGAAGGTGGCGAACGGCCAGACCTTCACCCCAGAGGGACAGCCCTGCACCCGCTGTACCTGCCAG CTCGGGGAGGTGAGCTGCGAGAAGAGGCTGTGTCCCCACTCGTGCGCAGAGCCTGCCACGCTGCCCgctgcctgctgccctccctgccaaG CCACAGATGTCCGGCTCCCGCTGCAGAGCAGCGACCCatccccgtccctgtccccaacCCACGAGGACTCGCCCActggcacccagcaccccagccccaccacaTCAACCCACCCCCCCCGTCACCGCCTGGCTCAGCTCCTGCTCCCCAACACAGCCCCCCTTAGACCCTCTCCGGGGAATGCAGGGGCTCAGGAGCCCCCTCCGACCACGTTGAGCCCTCCTGGGCAGCCATTAACGGCTGCACTGCTCCCCGACAGCCCCTCCGAGGCCAcagcccccccacctcccacagACAGCCCCAGCTCAAGCCCCGAGGCTCAGGGACGCACCGGGGATGCGGACCCCTCTGCTGTGCCACCGGCCAGCGGGGAGACCCCGGCGGGCACGTGGCTCCCTAGAGCCCAGGTGCCACGTGTGCCTGGCGCAGCATGA
- the VWCE gene encoding von Willebrand factor C and EGF domain-containing protein isoform X3 encodes MLVELFFQAACVSLFFPGGQGRVYPGRKKPASFAVERRRVGPHVCFSGFGSGCCPGWMLSPGSGQCTLPLCSFGCGSGLCIAPNLCSCPDGEQGITCPEPPGTCGEYGCDLSCNHGGCQEVARVCPLGFSMVETANGVRCTDIDECLSAACEGLCVNTEGGFVCECGPGMQLSADRHSCQDTDECLATPCQHRCKNSIGSYRCSCRPGYHLHGNRHSCVDVNECRRPGERRACQHACHNTPGSYLCSCRPGYRLSGDRVSCEGYPKSILAPSPILQSLQHPPTLVFLPPGSGGSLLVPRGSPSPHLPAAAPGTQLPSSSPASVSLATEPSPHAMAAPGTSTPSAPRCWYRGAPREPGARWTEPGCRSCTCQGGRVLCEAVSCPVACSHPLPAPAGGCCPSCAGCLHEGVARAEGDVFSPSDWNCTVCVCLAGNISCISPECPPGSCPSASPADCCPCQPAKCSFRGRTYAHGARFSLDGDDCTICVCRGGEVECSFAPCPVLDCPQHQRHLGPGQCCFTCRDPPAPAGCFVDDNGVEFPIGQIWSPGDPCELCICQADGSVSCKRTDCVETCPYPIHIPGQCCPDCSAGCTYMGRIFYNNDTFPSVLDPCLSCICLLGSVACSPVDCAIFCTYPFHPEGECCPVCKAPPRSPQIATTRVGRWRTARPSPQRDSPAPAVPASSGR; translated from the exons ATGTTGGTCGAGCTGTTCTTCCAGGCTGCCTGTGTGTCCCTGTTCTTCCCAGGCGGCCAAGGCAGGGTGTACCCCGGGAGGAAGAAGCCGGCCAGCTTTGCCGTGGAGAG GCGCCGCGTGGGGCCCCACGTCTGCTTCTCGGGCTTCGGCAGCGGATGTTGCCCCGGGTGGATGCTGTCTCCGGGCAGCGGGCAGTGCACCCTGC CGCTCTGCTCCTTCGGCTGCGGCAGCGGCTTGTGCATCGCCCCCAACCTCTGCTCGTGCCCGGATGGAGAGCAGGGCATCACCTGCCCAG AGCCGCCAGGGACGTGCGGGGAGTACGGTTGTGACCTCTCCTGTAACCACGGCGGGTGCCAGGAGGTGGCCCGCGTCTGCCCCCTCGGCTTCTCCATGGTGGAGACGGCCAACGGTGTCCGCTGCACCG ACATCGACGAGTGCCTGAGCGCTGCCTGCGAGGGTCTCTGCGTCAACACCGAGGGTGGCTTCGTCTGCGAGTGCGGCCCTGGCATGCAGCTCTCCGCCGACCGCCACAGCTGCCAGG ATACAGACGAGTGCCTGGCCACACCATGCCAGCACCGCTGCAAGAACAGCATCGGCAGCTACCGCTGCTCCTGCCGGCCCGGCTACCACCTCCACGGGAACCGGCATTCCTGCGTGG ATGTCAACGAATGCCGGCGGCCGGGAGAGCGCCGAGCCTGCCAGCATGCCTGCCACAACACGCCAGGCAGCTACCTCTGCTCCTGCCGCCCCGGGTACCGGCTCAGCGGCGACAGGGTCTCCTGTGAAG GCTACCCCAAATCCATCCTGGCCCCATCGCCCATCCTGCAGTCCCTGCAGCATCCGCCCACCCTCGTCTTCCTCCCTCCTGGCTCCGGGGGATCCCTCCTGGTCCCCAGGGGCTCCCCATCAccccacctccctgctgcagctcctggtaCCCaactcccttcctcctctcccgcTTCGGTGTCCCTGGCCACAGAGCCATCCCCGCATGCCATGGCAGCCCCCGGTACCTCCACCCCATCGGCCCCTCGCTGTTGGTACCGGGGGGCCCCTCGGGAGCCCGGCGCTCGCTGGACAgagccggggtgccggagctgcaCCTGCCAG GGGGGACGAGTGCTCTGCGAGGCTGTGAGCTGCCCCGTGGCCTGCTCCCACCCTctgcccgccccggccgggggctgctgccccagctgcgCAG GCTGCCTGCACGAGGGGGTGGCCCGCGCTGAGGGCGATGTCTTCTCCCCATCCGACTGGAACTGCACCGTCTGTGTCTGCCTG GCCGGTAACATCTCATGCATCTCCCCTGAGTGTCCCCCAGGCTCCTGCCCAAGCGCCTCGCCAGCTGactgctgcccctgccagccAG CAAAGTGCAGTTTTCGGGGCCGCACGTACGCGCACGGCGCCCGGTTCAGCCTGGATGGAGACGACTGCACCATCTGTGTCTGCCGG ggtggcgAGGTGGAGTGCTCCTTCGCCCCCTGCCCCGTCCTGGACTGCCCGCAGCACCAGCGGCACCTGGGCCCTGGGCAGTGCTGCTTCACCtgccgggaccccccggcccccgccg GTTGCTTCGTGGATGACAACGGGGTGGAGTTTCCCATCGGACAGATCTGGTCTCCGGGCGATCCCTGTGAGTTATGCATCTGCCAG GCAGACGGCTCGGTGAGCTGCAAGCGGACGGACTGCGTGGAGACCTGTCCCTACCCCATCCACATCCCTGGGCAGTGCTGCCCCGACTGCTCGGCAG GCTGCACCTACATGGGAAGGATTTTCTACAACAATGATACCTTCCCCTCCGTCCTGGACCCCTGTCTCAGCTGCATCTGCCTG CTGGGTTCGGTGGCCTGTTCGCCCGTGGACTGTGCCATCTTCTGCACCTACCCCTTCCACCCCGAGGGCGAGTGCTGCCCCGTCTGTAAAG CACCGCCTCGCTCCCCGCAGATTGCAACTACCAGGGTAGGAAGGTGGCGAACGGCCAGACCTTCACCCCAGAGGGACAGCCCTGCACCCGCTGTACCTGCCAG CTCGGGGAGGTGA